Proteins encoded within one genomic window of Perognathus longimembris pacificus isolate PPM17 chromosome 28, ASM2315922v1, whole genome shotgun sequence:
- the Rpl39 gene encoding 60S ribosomal protein L39, with the protein MSSHKTFRIKRFLAKKQKQNRPIPQWIRMKTGNKIRYNSKRRHWRRTKLGL; encoded by the exons ATG TCTTCTCACAAGACTTTCAGAATCAAGCGGTTTCTggccaagaaacaaaagcaaaatcgcCCCATTCCCCAGTGGATTCGGATGAAAACTGGTAACAAAATCAG gtacaactccaagagaagacacTGGAGGAGAACCAAGCTGGGTCTGTAA